The following proteins are co-located in the Vigna unguiculata cultivar IT97K-499-35 chromosome 9, ASM411807v1, whole genome shotgun sequence genome:
- the LOC114164354 gene encoding probable polygalacturonase — protein sequence MESDKTTFAALFLTTLKRPSWALLFLLFTLLTFLSLHLPARPVWLLAGPHPGPYPTSCAAFFRDVPPRKVVMSIQDFGGVGDGTTSNTESFRRAVQYMQRFQNRGGGQLNIPAGTWLTGSFNLTSNFTLFLEHGAVILASQDPKEWPIIEALPSYGRGRERLGGRHISLIHGNGISNVVITGQNGTVDGQGKMWWELWWNRTLEHTRGHLLELINSDNVLISNLTFRNSPFWTIHPVYCRNVVIKGMTILAPLNAPNTDGIDPDSSSNVCIEDNYIESGDDLVAIKSGWDQYGINVAHPSTNIIVRRISGTTPTCSGVGIGSEMSGGISNIIIENLHVWDSAAGVRIKSDKGRGGYVANVSISDIRMERVKIPIRFSRGSNDHPDDGWDPKAVPRFKDILISNVVSINSTKAPVLEGVEGSSFEGLCFKNITLHGVALSKRWRCEYVSGFATEVFPVPCLELRNNSYSSWCSPS from the exons CCCTCCTGGGCCctcctcttcctcctcttcaCCCTCCTCACCTTTCTCTCCCTCCACCTTCCCGCCAGGCCCGTCTGGCTCCTCGCCGGTCCCCACCCTGGGCCCTATCCAACATCATGCGCAGCCTTCTTCCGCGACGTTCCGCCCAGGAAGGTCGTCATGTCCATCCAGGACTTCGGCGGCGTCGGCGACGGCACCACTTCCAACACTGAATCGTTCCGGAGGGCGGTTCAGTACATGCAGCGCTTCCAGAACCGCGGTGGGGGCCAGCTGAATATCCCCGCCGGAACCTGGCTCACCGGCAGCTTCAATCTCACGAGTAATTTCACGCTTTTTCTTGAACACGGTGCCGTTATTCTCGCTTCACAG GACCCGAAAGAATGGCCGATAATTGAGGCATTGCCATCTTATGGAAGAGGGAGAGAGAGGCTTGGAGGAAGGCATATTAGCCTTATTCATGGAAATGGCATTAGCAATGTTGTTATTACAG GACAAAATGGGACAGTTGATGGTCAAGGAAAGATGTGGTGGGAACTTTGGTGGAACAGAACATTGGAGCATACAAGAGGGCACCTCCTTGAACTAATTAACTCGGATAATGTTCTCATATCAAACCTCACCTTTCGAAATTCTCCTTTTTGGACCATCCATCCTGTTTATTGCAG GAATGTTGTGATCAAAGGGATGACAATCTTGGCTCCCCTTAATGCTCCAAATACTGATGGCATAGACCCAG ACTCAAGTTCCAATGTATGCATTGAAGATAACTACATAGAAAGTGGGGATGATCTTGTTGCCATTAAGAGTGGTTGGGATCAATATGGAATCAACGTGGCCCATCCTTCTACAAATATTATAGTGAGGAGAATATCAGGCACTACCCCCACTTGTTCTGGAGTAGGCATAGGAAGTGAAATGTCTGGTGGAATTTCAAATATCATAATTGAGAATTTGCATGTGTGGGATTCTGCAGCTGGTGTTCGGATAAAATCTGACAAGGGCAGAGGAGGCTATGTAGCTAATGTTTCTATAAGTGACATAAGAATGGAGAGAGTCAAGATACCCATTAGGTTCAGTAGAGGTTCAAATGACCATCCTGATGATGGGTGGGATCCAAAAGCTGTTCCTAGATTCAAAGATATTTTGATCAGTAATGTGGTCAGCATAAATTCAACAAAAGCCCCAGTTTTGGAAGGTGTAGAGGGTTCATCATTTGAAGGCTTATGCTTCAAAAACATTACTCTGCATGGTGTTGCCTTATCCAAAAGATGGCGTTGTGAATATGTCTCTGGTTTTGCCACCGAGGTTTTCCCTGTTCCTTGTCTCGAGTTGCGGAACAATAGCTATTCATCCTGGTGTTCACCTTCCTGA